One region of Bacillota bacterium genomic DNA includes:
- a CDS encoding PHP domain-containing protein encodes MEPKRGLRCDLHIHSCLSPCAHILMTPGNIIKQALKIGLDCIAITDHNSAGNIRVALELAAKSGLKLIPGMEVETREEVHLLCYFSELDALFEWESIIKPRLPHLPNTEELFGYQLLTDLNDQYTAKEEQLLAAAADISLTEAVKTITELGGLAVPAHVDRPVNSILTQLGFIPPGAGIKVIEISQNSEPEVFMNARPELRQYQWMQGSDSHYLDSIRGFAVDEAILKMLSATL; translated from the coding sequence ATGGAACCAAAACGCGGTTTAAGGTGCGATCTGCATATCCACAGCTGTTTATCGCCCTGCGCTCATATCTTAATGACTCCCGGTAATATTATCAAACAGGCGCTTAAGATTGGTTTAGATTGTATCGCCATTACTGATCATAACTCGGCTGGGAATATCCGGGTCGCTCTGGAATTAGCAGCGAAAAGCGGGCTCAAATTGATTCCGGGCATGGAAGTTGAGACCCGAGAGGAAGTGCATCTGCTCTGCTATTTTTCAGAGCTTGATGCCTTGTTTGAGTGGGAAAGCATCATCAAACCGCGCCTGCCTCATCTGCCGAACACTGAAGAACTCTTCGGATATCAGCTGCTCACGGATCTCAATGATCAGTATACTGCTAAAGAAGAACAGCTGCTGGCAGCAGCTGCGGATATTTCATTGACAGAAGCTGTGAAAACAATCACTGAACTTGGTGGTCTGGCAGTTCCGGCCCATGTTGATCGTCCTGTAAACAGTATTCTGACGCAGCTGGGTTTTATCCCACCTGGTGCTGGTATTAAGGTAATCGAAATCTCGCAGAACAGCGAGCCTGAAGTTTTTATGAATGCTCGTCCTGAACTGCGGCAGTACCAGTGGATGCAGGGTTCAGACAGCCATTATCTGGACTCTATTAGGGGTTTTGCTGTAGATGAAGCGATCCTGAAAATGCTGTCAGCAACATTGTGA
- a CDS encoding serine kinase, translating into MKVKDLVDQLGLEVVSGIFDKDISGVYVGDLLSNAMAKAQADNLWITIQGHQNVVAVASLTDLAAVIVVENFEIEAASVKRAEEKEVNILRTPLTAYELSRKLIELGL; encoded by the coding sequence GTGAAAGTAAAAGATTTGGTTGACCAGCTCGGTTTGGAAGTGGTTTCTGGAATATTCGATAAGGATATTTCAGGAGTATATGTGGGGGATCTTCTCAGTAATGCGATGGCCAAAGCTCAAGCTGATAACCTGTGGATCACAATTCAGGGACACCAGAATGTTGTGGCTGTGGCCAGTTTAACGGATTTGGCTGCCGTAATTGTTGTAGAGAATTTTGAAATCGAAGCCGCTTCAGTGAAAAGAGCAGAGGAAAAGGAAGTAAATATTTTGCGGACACCCCTGACAGCGTATGAACTGAGCCGCAAGCTGATCGAGTTAGGGCTCTAG